In Nostoc sp. UHCC 0926, a single genomic region encodes these proteins:
- the radA gene encoding DNA repair protein RadA, which yields MAKPKTFYVCNECGAESPQWFGKCPACGTYNSLEEQITIQSSVDVPSRGGVSSWQSTQTNGKSHAKPAKARASLTFDQITDRQIARWESGYEELDRVLGGGVVPGSMVLIGGDPGIGKSTLLLQVSNQLAQKYRILYVTGEESGQQVKLRASRLGVSKSVNLVNEQEVTVVVDSTLPIDPDSIGADLYVLPETDLEEILREIDSLKPNVAVIDSIQTVFFPALTSAPGSVAQVRECTAALMKVAKHEDVTMLIVGHVTKEGAIAGPKVLEHLVDTVLYFEGDRFASHRLLRTVKNRFGATHEIGIFEMVAEGLREVANPSELFLGNRDDPAPGTAIVVACEGTRPIVVELQALVSPTSYPSPRRAGTGVDYNRLVQILAVLEKRVGIPMSKLDSYVASAGGLNVEEPAVDLGIAIAIVASFRDRIVDPGTVLIGEVGLGGQVRSVSQMELRLKEAAKLGFKRAIVPKGTKFPDLNIEILPVSKVIDAIIAAIPHQELTTDDLEPDEDE from the coding sequence ATGGCAAAGCCAAAAACCTTTTACGTTTGTAACGAATGTGGAGCAGAATCGCCCCAGTGGTTTGGTAAGTGTCCAGCTTGCGGCACATACAATTCTCTAGAAGAACAGATCACTATCCAGTCTTCAGTAGATGTACCCAGTCGAGGGGGAGTTAGTAGTTGGCAATCAACTCAAACCAATGGCAAATCTCACGCTAAACCAGCTAAAGCGCGAGCCTCTTTAACATTTGACCAAATTACCGATCGCCAAATTGCTCGATGGGAGTCTGGTTATGAAGAATTAGATCGGGTGCTTGGTGGTGGAGTTGTCCCAGGTTCTATGGTGTTGATTGGTGGTGATCCGGGTATTGGTAAATCGACTTTATTGTTGCAAGTATCAAATCAATTAGCACAGAAATATCGCATCCTTTACGTAACTGGTGAAGAATCAGGACAGCAGGTAAAATTACGAGCTTCTCGTTTGGGAGTATCAAAAAGCGTAAATCTGGTTAATGAGCAGGAGGTAACAGTGGTAGTAGATAGTACACTACCTATAGACCCTGACAGTATAGGCGCAGATTTATATGTATTGCCAGAAACAGATTTAGAAGAAATTTTACGGGAAATAGACTCTCTAAAACCAAACGTGGCGGTGATTGATAGTATCCAAACGGTGTTCTTTCCGGCGCTGACTTCTGCGCCCGGTTCGGTGGCTCAGGTACGGGAATGTACAGCAGCATTGATGAAGGTGGCGAAGCACGAAGATGTGACTATGCTGATTGTGGGACACGTCACCAAAGAAGGAGCGATCGCTGGGCCAAAAGTTTTAGAACATTTAGTAGATACGGTGTTGTATTTTGAAGGCGATCGCTTTGCCTCCCATCGGTTATTACGGACAGTGAAAAACCGCTTCGGCGCAACTCACGAAATCGGCATTTTTGAAATGGTAGCGGAAGGACTGCGGGAAGTTGCCAACCCCTCAGAGTTATTTTTAGGTAACCGTGACGATCCTGCGCCTGGTACTGCCATTGTCGTTGCTTGCGAAGGAACTCGCCCGATAGTTGTGGAATTGCAAGCTTTGGTGAGTCCCACCAGCTACCCTTCCCCCCGGCGTGCTGGTACTGGCGTAGATTACAACCGCTTGGTACAAATTCTCGCTGTCTTAGAAAAACGGGTGGGAATTCCCATGTCCAAGTTAGATTCCTACGTTGCTTCTGCGGGTGGGTTGAATGTGGAAGAACCAGCCGTAGATTTAGGAATTGCGATCGCGATCGTTGCCAGTTTCCGCGATCGCATCGTCGATCCCGGTACAGTATTAATCGGTGAAGTTGGGTTAGGCGGACAAGTGCGATCGGTTTCCCAAATGGAACTGCGGTTGAAAGAAGCTGCTAAGTTGGGATTTAAACGAGCGATCGTGCCAAAAGGGACAAA
- the rpaB gene encoding response regulator transcription factor RpaB → MESHKEKILVVDDEASIRRILETRLSMIGYDVVTAGDGEEALETFRKTDPDLVVLDVMMPKLDGYGVCQELRKESDVPIIMLTALGDVADRITGLELGADDYVVKPFSPKELEARIRSVLRRVDKTSGSGIPSSGVIHVAIIKIDTNKRQVYKGDERIRLTGMEFSLLELLVSRSGEAFSRSEILQEVWGYTPERHVDTRVVDVHISRLRAKLEDDPSNPELILTARGTGYLFQRIIEPGEE, encoded by the coding sequence TTGGAAAGCCATAAAGAAAAAATCTTGGTGGTAGATGACGAAGCCAGCATTCGCCGGATTTTGGAAACGCGCCTTTCCATGATTGGCTACGATGTAGTGACAGCTGGCGATGGGGAAGAAGCTTTGGAAACTTTTCGCAAAACTGATCCTGACCTGGTAGTTTTGGATGTAATGATGCCAAAGCTAGACGGCTATGGTGTATGTCAAGAATTACGAAAAGAATCAGATGTCCCCATTATTATGCTAACAGCCTTAGGGGATGTAGCCGATCGCATCACTGGGCTAGAATTAGGTGCTGATGACTACGTAGTTAAACCATTCTCCCCGAAGGAGCTAGAAGCTCGAATTCGCTCGGTACTGCGGCGGGTAGACAAAACCAGTGGATCTGGTATTCCCAGTTCTGGGGTAATCCATGTCGCTATTATTAAAATCGATACGAATAAGCGACAAGTCTACAAAGGCGATGAGCGCATTCGATTGACAGGTATGGAGTTCAGCTTATTAGAGTTGTTAGTAAGTCGCTCTGGAGAAGCTTTTTCCCGTTCGGAAATTTTGCAGGAAGTTTGGGGCTACACACCAGAACGTCATGTGGATACCCGTGTAGTAGATGTGCATATATCCCGTTTACGGGCAAAGTTAGAAGATGATCCTAGCAACCCAGAATTGATTCTCACAGCGCGGGGTACTGGTTATCTTTTCCAGCGGATTATTGAACCAGGGGAGGAGTGA